Proteins co-encoded in one uncultured Methanomethylovorans sp. genomic window:
- a CDS encoding OB-fold nucleic acid binding domain-containing protein, which produces MENVSFTEIKDEYELVKSQITPEKYTELVQARIETLAGLCDPKTAALLVNNDLGMTKSTPVPDSIKIKNIEPDGSTIRVIGKVINIGSVREFPRKDNSTGRVISITIADETGCVIASLWDEMVENITGGFVKVNDIIDITGQAKDGATGTQINIGTKDSICISQESIQATIPQKKISEIKNNESNIYLTAKVLKIGDVKTFNRKNGTGKLRNISLGDNSGKMNATLWNDKADLSPDIKVGDSLLIRNATAKYNDFSKSVELQIGDSTTIEKTNDVVSFSESFAPISQVTAGKKFSIKGHIVDISEIREFSNDSGQVNYVGNIIVKDGTGQIKVTLWGKNTEIIKQIDLGMPVEIIDGQGKEGMNKIIEMNTFNNRAYFKTSLTPFSNTTGNMQYLTIL; this is translated from the coding sequence ATGGAAAATGTTAGTTTTACGGAAATTAAAGATGAATATGAACTAGTAAAATCTCAGATTACCCCAGAGAAATATACAGAACTTGTACAGGCCAGGATAGAAACCCTTGCCGGATTATGTGATCCAAAAACAGCTGCCTTGCTTGTTAACAATGATTTGGGAATGACGAAGTCTACTCCTGTACCGGATTCTATCAAAATCAAAAATATAGAACCGGATGGAAGTACAATCCGTGTTATCGGAAAAGTAATCAACATAGGATCAGTGAGAGAATTTCCACGGAAAGACAACAGTACAGGAAGAGTCATATCGATAACTATAGCAGACGAAACTGGCTGTGTTATTGCTTCATTGTGGGATGAAATGGTTGAAAATATAACAGGTGGTTTTGTCAAAGTCAATGATATAATTGATATTACTGGACAAGCCAAGGATGGTGCTACAGGCACTCAAATAAACATAGGTACGAAAGATTCAATATGCATCTCGCAGGAATCCATTCAAGCTACTATTCCTCAAAAAAAGATCAGCGAGATCAAAAATAACGAGTCTAATATCTATCTGACAGCAAAGGTTCTGAAGATCGGTGATGTAAAAACATTCAATCGGAAGAATGGCACAGGAAAACTAAGAAATATTTCTCTTGGTGACAATAGTGGAAAAATGAACGCAACTCTTTGGAACGATAAAGCTGATTTATCCCCGGATATTAAAGTAGGCGACAGTCTCCTGATCAGAAACGCTACAGCAAAATATAACGACTTCTCTAAATCAGTTGAATTACAGATTGGTGATTCTACGACCATAGAGAAAACCAATGATGTTGTTTCATTCAGTGAATCCTTTGCTCCCATTAGTCAAGTAACTGCAGGAAAGAAATTCTCGATAAAAGGACATATAGTTGACATAAGTGAAATCCGGGAATTCTCAAATGACAGTGGGCAAGTTAATTATGTCGGAAACATCATTGTCAAAGATGGCACAGGCCAGATCAAAGTTACATTATGGGGAAAAAATACTGAAATCATTAAGCAAATAGATCTTGGTATGCCTGTTGAAATCATTGATGGCCAGGGAAAAGAAGGAATGAATAAAATCATTGAAATGAATACTTTTAATAATAGAGCCTATTTCAAAACTTCACTCACACCTTTTTCCAACACAACAGGAAACATGCAATATCTAACAATCCTTTGA